In the Maribacter sp. MJ134 genome, one interval contains:
- a CDS encoding helicase-related protein, whose translation MSKYINEPRLIFRDTIKNNLIGPGSDVFVSNSEEEIISNYPLSRYFSGILFPEREEEKTIGEKQENDTNAEIEDDKLDDVDDSAPEIDNSEVKEEDVIKKSSIEAEKEYSEANQYFPTNFGLTFCVPKETKSVNVTFNFAKYKQIKKQEAEVEISLNDFEIFTKHNYYPLSDLLLFENGSMVLNPKSPLFNAVTVYNLRKYFEDENNVALRNTKAYYAADLLLGQRLWKRVRQKPIELTLNLNEANVDESKEYALEEDAENKRILTCYYKKVYETDYGRFIKILMANREEHSKKKFSLGNEQLNAKAIFQGEVVVSGTSFKPYKQLSETNPFDEELNLINFQYREEHSYAIGHGCAVTWDNPKKPTELKTTFLPEVEIKNYSNSFRNNFPEELKSITSLRKLSIWTDLKKDIIIEKLKLFANQYQDWIKTTQEPTRAEESYKESLDEIINNQKSTYNRLIKNIDFLANNEVAFKSFQLANTSMFIQMLISNKNEFGTKGIELNELNSNINYNSLDFFKENTTFNPQYRPFQLAFFLLNIESIINEKSNDRNDIVDLLWFPTGGGKTEAYLALTAFSIISRRISHKSNADGVSVIMRYTLRLLTAQQFDRATKLILSLDFLRRQFDEGHNYFFGTSKISIGMWVGASTTPNYFKDAKSIHKKILDEITKLNSGKIGDYKKVNSFPITNCSWCGCNLVSQNKLGYYQQGYSASTSSFLTKCINENCSFSDELPIYFVDDKIYTTPPTLLFATVDKFAMLSHRKEGHRLFNSLPINNPKLPPDLIIQDELHLLSGPLGSITGLYESIVELLSTKGSRKPKIIASTATTRNTKHQVAMLYGNRKLNVFPPMGAAYNDNFFSFVSENSKRKHIGFMPTGKTALNSQIRILGNLLLARIELFKYFKEKENLNAEEIKKYENNFWTIVSFYNSLRDVGKIYNKVPAEITDFIKLLHTRYNLNKQAYGFNYFGLSSRTKELTSRVESNSIKNLLNELEQPFDVITSDNGWRFVKNTVDLVLASNMFSVGIDIERLNVMLMNGQPKNVAEYIQASSRVGRKEQGIVINLLDANRSRDKSYFENYVPFNTAYYKYVEPLSVTPFTEISLDKVLASLLVCFVRHKLGLSEDKQAKDFDGNYQELKEFISNRIKNRKQLDYALNKLESLAEKWNNKEGELTYKILIKKISDLDEWSLMMSMREIDTNSIIKITNK comes from the coding sequence ATGAGTAAATATATTAATGAGCCAAGACTAATTTTTAGAGATACAATTAAAAACAACCTTATAGGGCCGGGCTCTGATGTATTTGTTTCTAATTCTGAGGAAGAAATAATTTCCAACTATCCATTAAGTAGATACTTTTCAGGTATTTTATTTCCAGAAAGAGAGGAAGAAAAAACTATTGGCGAAAAACAAGAAAATGATACGAATGCAGAAATTGAGGATGATAAACTTGATGATGTAGATGATTCAGCACCTGAAATTGATAATAGTGAAGTTAAGGAGGAAGACGTTATTAAAAAATCTAGTATTGAAGCCGAAAAGGAATATTCTGAAGCTAATCAATATTTCCCCACAAATTTCGGTTTGACATTTTGTGTACCTAAGGAAACTAAGTCTGTAAATGTTACTTTCAATTTTGCAAAATATAAACAAATAAAGAAGCAAGAGGCAGAAGTAGAAATCAGTTTAAATGATTTTGAGATATTCACTAAACATAACTATTATCCTTTAAGCGATTTGCTATTGTTTGAAAATGGCTCGATGGTTTTAAATCCAAAAAGTCCCTTATTTAATGCAGTTACCGTTTATAATTTAAGAAAGTATTTCGAAGATGAAAATAACGTTGCCTTAAGAAACACAAAAGCCTATTATGCTGCTGATTTATTATTAGGGCAACGATTATGGAAAAGAGTAAGACAAAAGCCAATTGAATTAACTCTAAATTTAAATGAAGCTAATGTTGATGAATCTAAGGAATATGCTTTAGAAGAAGATGCCGAGAATAAAAGAATTCTAACCTGTTATTATAAGAAAGTATATGAAACTGACTATGGTAGATTTATAAAAATTTTAATGGCTAATAGAGAGGAGCATTCAAAAAAGAAATTTTCTCTTGGTAATGAACAACTTAATGCAAAAGCTATTTTTCAAGGTGAAGTTGTTGTAAGTGGCACTTCTTTTAAACCGTACAAGCAATTATCCGAAACTAACCCATTTGATGAAGAACTCAACTTAATCAATTTTCAATATAGAGAAGAGCACTCATACGCCATTGGACACGGCTGTGCAGTTACTTGGGATAATCCGAAAAAACCAACGGAATTAAAAACAACTTTTTTACCTGAAGTTGAGATTAAAAACTATAGCAATAGTTTCAGAAATAATTTTCCGGAAGAGCTAAAAAGTATAACATCTTTAAGGAAGCTGTCTATTTGGACGGACTTAAAAAAAGACATTATTATTGAAAAATTAAAACTTTTTGCAAATCAATATCAGGATTGGATAAAAACCACACAAGAACCAACTAGGGCAGAGGAGAGCTACAAAGAATCTTTAGATGAAATTATTAATAATCAAAAATCCACTTATAATAGGCTTATAAAAAATATAGATTTTCTTGCAAATAATGAGGTCGCATTCAAGTCTTTTCAGTTGGCAAATACTTCTATGTTTATTCAAATGCTTATTTCAAATAAAAATGAATTTGGCACAAAAGGAATTGAGTTGAATGAACTTAATAGTAATATAAATTACAACAGTTTAGATTTTTTTAAAGAAAACACAACTTTTAACCCTCAATATCGACCATTTCAGTTAGCCTTTTTTCTGCTAAATATAGAATCAATAATCAATGAAAAATCAAATGACAGGAATGACATTGTAGATTTACTTTGGTTCCCTACTGGGGGAGGTAAAACGGAAGCTTATCTAGCATTAACTGCATTTTCCATTATAAGTAGAAGGATTTCACATAAATCAAATGCTGATGGGGTCTCTGTGATTATGCGATATACTTTACGTCTCTTAACTGCACAACAATTTGACAGAGCAACTAAACTCATACTTTCATTAGACTTTTTAAGGCGTCAATTTGATGAAGGTCATAATTACTTTTTTGGAACCTCAAAAATTTCAATAGGTATGTGGGTTGGTGCTTCAACAACTCCGAACTACTTTAAGGATGCTAAATCTATCCACAAAAAAATCCTAGATGAAATAACAAAATTGAATAGTGGTAAAATTGGTGACTATAAAAAAGTAAATTCATTTCCAATAACCAATTGTTCATGGTGTGGTTGTAATTTAGTTTCGCAAAACAAATTAGGGTATTATCAACAAGGATATAGTGCAAGTACTTCTAGTTTTTTGACAAAATGTATTAATGAAAATTGTTCGTTTAGTGATGAATTACCAATCTATTTTGTAGATGATAAAATATATACTACACCCCCAACTTTACTTTTTGCAACTGTGGACAAATTTGCAATGCTTTCTCATAGAAAAGAAGGACATAGATTATTTAATTCACTACCAATAAATAATCCTAAACTACCACCAGATTTAATTATTCAAGATGAATTACATTTATTAAGTGGCCCCTTAGGTTCTATTACAGGACTTTATGAGTCTATTGTTGAATTGTTATCCACAAAAGGAAGCCGAAAACCAAAAATAATTGCTTCTACAGCAACCACAAGAAATACTAAGCATCAAGTTGCAATGCTCTATGGAAATAGAAAGTTAAATGTTTTCCCTCCAATGGGAGCCGCATATAATGACAATTTCTTTTCTTTTGTTTCTGAAAACAGTAAGAGAAAGCACATTGGTTTTATGCCAACGGGCAAAACAGCATTGAATTCTCAAATTAGAATTCTAGGAAATTTACTTTTAGCTCGTATTGAGCTTTTTAAATATTTTAAAGAAAAAGAGAATTTAAATGCTGAAGAAATAAAAAAATACGAAAATAACTTTTGGACAATAGTCTCGTTTTACAACAGTCTTCGTGATGTTGGTAAAATCTACAATAAGGTACCTGCAGAAATTACAGATTTTATAAAATTGTTGCATACCAGATATAATCTAAATAAGCAGGCTTATGGTTTTAATTATTTTGGACTTTCATCGAGAACTAAAGAATTAACTAGTAGGGTAGAAAGTAACTCTATAAAAAATCTTCTTAATGAATTAGAGCAGCCTTTTGATGTTATAACAAGTGATAATGGCTGGAGGTTTGTTAAAAATACAGTTGATTTAGTATTGGCTTCTAATATGTTTTCTGTAGGCATTGATATAGAAAGATTAAATGTAATGTTAATGAATGGGCAACCTAAAAATGTTGCAGAATATATTCAAGCTTCAAGTCGTGTAGGGAGAAAGGAACAAGGAATTGTAATCAATTTATTAGATGCTAATAGGTCAAGAGATAAATCATATTTTGAGAATTATGTCCCCTTCAATACAGCCTATTATAAATATGTTGAACCATTAAGTGTTACACCTTTTACAGAAATTTCATTGGACAAGGTTTTGGCTAGTTTATTAGTATGTTTTGTTAGACATAAATTAGGTTTATCAGAAGATAAACAAGCAAAAGATTTCGATGGAAATTATCAAGAATTAAAGGAGTTTATTTCTAACAGAATAAAAAACAGAAAACAACTTGATTACGCGTTGAATAAATTAGAAAGTTTAGCTGAGAAATGGAATAATAAAGAAGGGGAATTGACTTATAAAATATTGATTAAAAAAATATCTGATTTAGATGAATGGAGTTTAATGATGTCAATGCGAGAAATTGATACAAATAGTATAATAAAAATTACAAATAAATAA
- a CDS encoding type II toxin-antitoxin system RelE/ParE family toxin — protein MAVYKLSSKAEIDLAEMYEFGISKFGLSQAQKYFYGMHDEAFEILADNVDLGRDASEFIAYLKRFSSKAHTIFYLHTASGIFILRVLS, from the coding sequence ATGGCCGTTTATAAACTCTCCAGTAAAGCCGAAATTGATTTGGCTGAAATGTATGAGTTTGGCATATCCAAATTTGGGCTATCCCAAGCGCAGAAGTATTTTTATGGTATGCATGATGAAGCATTTGAAATACTTGCAGACAATGTAGACTTGGGTCGTGATGCCTCCGAATTTATTGCTTATTTAAAAAGATTTTCTTCCAAAGCGCACACCATCTTTTATCTGCATACGGCAAGCGGAATTTTTATTCTTAGAGTTCTAAGTTAG
- a CDS encoding type II toxin-antitoxin system ParD family antitoxin, giving the protein MATVRKTVTFTEQQDKWIKAQIEAGEYTNDSEYLRNLVRQDQANNAKFLSLKAKLIEGLESGVSTKSLPEIMKEVETRMREDGRL; this is encoded by the coding sequence ATGGCAACAGTTCGCAAAACGGTAACCTTTACCGAACAGCAAGATAAATGGATAAAAGCGCAAATTGAAGCTGGGGAATATACTAACGATAGTGAATATTTGCGAAATCTTGTGAGGCAAGACCAAGCTAACAATGCTAAATTTCTATCGCTAAAAGCCAAACTCATTGAAGGTCTTGAAAGCGGTGTTAGCACAAAATCGTTACCGGAAATCATGAAAGAAGTAGAAACACGGATGCGCGAAGATGGCCGTTTATAA
- a CDS encoding fasciclin domain-containing protein: MKTLKVLSTLALTATLFVSCGEKKKEMEAEAKEEVMEVKAEIKEETTPNIVGVAAGNDSFTTLVAAVKAAGLVETLSGTGPFTVFAPTNEAFAKLPEGTVENLLKPENKEALTGILTYHVVSGKYEAAAVIEAINGNNGAFTVETVQGGTITLSLQDGNVMLTDAKGGTSTVVIADVAASNGVIHALDTVVMP, translated from the coding sequence ATGAAAACATTGAAAGTTCTAAGTACACTAGCTCTTACCGCAACATTGTTTGTGTCTTGCGGAGAAAAGAAAAAGGAAATGGAGGCGGAAGCTAAGGAAGAGGTTATGGAGGTCAAGGCCGAAATAAAGGAAGAAACTACGCCTAATATTGTTGGAGTTGCCGCAGGTAACGATTCCTTTACGACATTGGTAGCCGCCGTAAAAGCTGCTGGTCTTGTAGAAACCTTAAGTGGCACTGGTCCTTTTACCGTATTCGCTCCTACCAACGAAGCCTTTGCCAAATTACCCGAAGGGACGGTTGAGAACTTATTGAAGCCGGAAAATAAAGAAGCTTTAACGGGGATATTAACATACCATGTAGTTTCAGGTAAGTATGAAGCTGCCGCAGTAATCGAGGCTATCAACGGTAATAATGGTGCCTTTACGGTAGAAACCGTTCAAGGTGGAACCATTACCTTAAGTCTACAGGATGGTAATGTAATGTTGACTGATGCCAAAGGAGGTACATCTACCGTGGTTATCGCGGACGTAGCAGCATCTAACGGTGTTATCCATGCTTTGGACACTGTGGTGATGCCGTAG
- a CDS encoding DoxX family protein, which translates to MNIVFYLTLFSAFSFLAFGIACFTTAQMKREFFRYGLASYRKTVGILQVLGGLGLLMGLFYSIILQMAAAAGLAVLMLLGFMVRLKIKDNVLQAAPSLIYAIINAYILYRLLSIM; encoded by the coding sequence ATGAATATCGTTTTTTACCTTACACTTTTCTCGGCCTTTTCCTTTCTTGCTTTCGGAATTGCCTGTTTTACCACGGCCCAGATGAAGAGGGAGTTTTTCCGTTACGGACTAGCGTCTTACCGTAAAACAGTGGGCATTTTACAGGTCTTGGGCGGTTTAGGTCTGCTTATGGGGTTGTTTTATTCCATAATCTTACAAATGGCTGCCGCCGCTGGATTAGCAGTGCTAATGCTCTTGGGTTTTATGGTCCGATTAAAGATCAAGGATAACGTACTACAGGCTGCACCATCATTAATTTACGCAATAATCAATGCCTACATCCTTTATCGTTTACTATCTATAATGTAA
- a CDS encoding DoxX family protein, with protein sequence MNYISIALQIIVSISILNVWLVQNNKATQWRGGDAKNIKEEFKVYGLPEWSCYLIGTLKVILALLLLVAIWFPSLRQPAALGLALLLLGSVIMHIRINDPFKKSVPALLFLLMCLYIAFPLP encoded by the coding sequence ATGAACTACATCAGTATTGCGCTTCAAATCATTGTTTCTATAAGTATCTTGAACGTATGGCTCGTACAAAATAACAAGGCCACGCAATGGCGTGGCGGGGATGCGAAGAATATCAAGGAAGAATTTAAAGTGTATGGCCTACCGGAATGGTCTTGTTATCTCATAGGAACCTTAAAAGTGATTTTAGCCCTATTATTATTGGTGGCCATCTGGTTTCCAAGCTTAAGACAACCAGCCGCCCTAGGTTTGGCGCTATTATTATTGGGTTCCGTAATTATGCACATACGAATAAACGACCCCTTTAAAAAATCCGTTCCGGCCCTTCTGTTTTTATTGATGTGTCTGTATATAGCGTTTCCCCTTCCTTAA
- a CDS encoding DMT family transporter — protein sequence MWMYLGLLAALFLGLHNLCKKHAVQGNEAFPVLLGTITSGFLILLPFYFGSFFFENYLTKLQLYITDIPWRIHGFILIKSAIMAASWVLAYQALKHLPITIVTPIRSAGPFFTFIGAITIYQEKPNPWQWVGFFLIIFSVLLYSRIGKKEGIHFTKNKWILAIIAATFLGASSGLYDKFLIQGLDLNPPTLQFWFCFYTVLLLLIILSVTWFPYPEKRKAFTWRWSIPLVGVLLVAADYFYFKALQDPEALIMLLSAIKRSQILIAVVVGGLVFKEKNKRKKLIPLAGIMCGVFLILYS from the coding sequence ATGTGGATGTACCTGGGTCTTTTAGCCGCCTTGTTCTTAGGCTTACATAATTTGTGTAAAAAACATGCCGTTCAAGGAAATGAGGCCTTTCCTGTCTTGCTTGGTACCATAACATCAGGATTTTTGATATTGCTTCCTTTTTATTTCGGCTCTTTTTTCTTTGAAAATTACTTGACCAAATTACAACTGTACATAACGGATATCCCTTGGCGCATACACGGATTTATACTAATTAAGTCGGCCATTATGGCTGCATCATGGGTATTGGCATATCAGGCATTGAAGCATCTTCCCATTACTATCGTTACCCCTATCCGTTCTGCGGGACCTTTTTTCACTTTTATCGGGGCAATCACCATATATCAAGAAAAACCCAATCCATGGCAATGGGTCGGTTTCTTTTTAATCATATTTTCAGTACTCCTCTATTCCAGGATAGGTAAAAAAGAAGGGATTCATTTTACCAAGAACAAATGGATACTGGCCATCATAGCAGCTACCTTTTTAGGAGCTTCAAGCGGCTTATACGATAAGTTCTTGATTCAGGGTTTAGATTTGAATCCGCCTACCTTACAATTTTGGTTCTGCTTTTATACCGTACTCCTTTTACTTATTATCCTGTCCGTTACTTGGTTTCCATATCCAGAAAAGAGAAAAGCCTTTACATGGCGCTGGTCCATACCCTTGGTGGGTGTTTTATTGGTAGCGGCGGATTACTTTTATTTTAAAGCCCTACAGGACCCAGAAGCACTCATAATGTTACTTTCTGCCATAAAGCGTAGTCAAATACTTATTGCGGTCGTCGTGGGCGGACTGGTATTCAAAGAAAAGAACAAACGGAAAAAACTGATTCCCTTAGCAGGAATTATGTGCGGTGTTTTCCTGATTCTTTATTCATAA
- a CDS encoding DEAD/DEAH box helicase, with translation MPFKKLHPDILDTLARLEIKTPTPFQEKSIPAIKSGANVFCMAANGSGKTTTLILTTLQKLKCEAVGSAPRAIVLVQNKEKALAMYDLFINYTKYNDLRVYVGYEELHIDVQKSEIFEGIDILITTPKSMNKLFLLNGVSTSQLKIFSIDDAEFLLQKSDSSALISITQSILKCQYVIYTEKSHPKLQRFKNYFMERALRVSV, from the coding sequence ATGCCATTTAAAAAACTACATCCGGATATTCTGGACACTTTAGCCCGTTTAGAAATTAAGACCCCTACTCCATTTCAAGAAAAGAGTATACCGGCAATCAAAAGTGGCGCAAACGTTTTTTGCATGGCAGCAAACGGAAGTGGTAAAACAACGACCTTAATCCTTACCACTTTGCAGAAACTCAAATGTGAAGCCGTGGGTAGCGCTCCCAGAGCAATAGTACTGGTGCAAAACAAGGAAAAAGCCCTGGCCATGTACGATTTGTTTATAAATTACACCAAGTATAATGACCTAAGGGTCTATGTAGGGTATGAGGAGCTACATATCGATGTGCAAAAGTCGGAAATTTTTGAAGGGATAGATATCTTGATTACCACCCCAAAGTCCATGAATAAATTATTTTTACTCAACGGGGTAAGTACTTCACAACTAAAAATTTTCAGTATCGATGATGCCGAGTTTTTATTGCAAAAATCGGACAGTAGCGCATTAATATCCATTACCCAGAGTATTCTTAAGTGTCAGTACGTTATTTACACAGAAAAATCACATCCAAAATTGCAACGGTTTAAAAACTATTTTATGGAACGTGCCCTAAGGGTTTCTGTCTAA
- a CDS encoding two-component regulator propeller domain-containing protein yields MILGRVEQSYAIAIMALAFLYLGQSQNLWAQNPLDSLNFQHIKTGMSHSSVSEIFQDSQGYLWIGTPNGLNKYNGSDFQIFDKSLDGAVGLTNGYVERIYEDEEGIIYIGTYKGLNWYDRNLDIVKPYDFKPQGKEIQNEYINVIHRTGAYLLLGTTQNGLYRYSIATGETKRLAFETHEMGKPDENHIIEIFELLDGRFFLVTQASSHVIDINLQVKHSFKTPEFIRSAFRFGPLQFFMGTRDGKLLNYELVGNELALVAEKNVSPGYAIMDMEEDVQSNLWLATENAGLSIYSIYDGNISTIKANHQKPSSISNNSIWSLRRTKDGVMWMGLFKKGLSFYDPDYDKFEHVAVDPFNTNSLSNNIVNCFSEDEFGNMWIGTDGGGLNYWDRKENEFEHFNLDNGKLNSNVVLSLLPVDEEELWIGSWAKGISIFNTETKDYEIWNTQNSFLASNNVMGLLKDSKNRIWIATLYGGLQVYDLKTKKHQDIPIRSAIDGKDVGTIARLFQDDKGAVWVGTQTMGVFKLMETSIGWSTKQYHTLNERTGIRSDFINSITQDDYGNLWVGTQAGLHKYIASTDRFEVKTKADGLVNDAIKGIVQDEYGLLWLSTNKGIIKYNDNTGEMLNYDIFDGLQGNEFNASAFYKTNTYEIAFGGNNGFNIFTSTQAEKGNDVPEVVLSGLKIFNKPVYANDDFGVLKRDIGQVDSITLSHEHSVFNIDFQALTLKAAKKVEYAYFLEGFEKDWNYVGNKTSATYTNIDPGDYKLRVKSSNADGVWNDEETTLFIKITPPFWATWWFRSLVVLGIVGAVFFYYYNKIKKIRHYQAKLERRIDERTKELQLSQKKLMKTADELSTKNDEIQRFTYAVSHDLKSPLSGIKGIASLIPLEMVMDDFPDMEKYLEMINVSCDTMATLIADITKIAKIGKIENRNELLEGKQILEDSSVLVRGKLEVRKIKLDIPKILPQIYGDRNRIIQVFGNLLDNAIKYMGDQKHPMIKIKVLDEGDFAKFQVIDNGSGMDAKSLKKLFSPFERFHADVQGTGLGLYMVKQIVVSHGGEIVADSEGKGKGTTFSVTLPKTARAMQTFTELEGMVQENEPHTAQS; encoded by the coding sequence ATGATTCTTGGGCGAGTTGAACAATCATATGCGATAGCTATCATGGCACTCGCTTTTTTATATTTGGGACAATCCCAAAACTTATGGGCGCAGAATCCCCTTGATTCGTTGAACTTTCAGCATATAAAAACTGGAATGTCCCACAGTTCGGTAAGCGAAATATTTCAAGATAGTCAGGGATATTTATGGATAGGCACCCCAAACGGACTGAATAAATACAACGGAAGCGATTTTCAGATTTTTGACAAAAGTCTTGATGGTGCTGTTGGTCTAACCAACGGTTATGTAGAGCGTATCTACGAGGATGAAGAGGGTATCATTTACATAGGAACATATAAGGGCTTAAATTGGTATGACCGTAACTTGGATATCGTAAAGCCCTACGATTTTAAACCGCAGGGTAAGGAAATACAGAACGAATACATAAATGTTATCCATAGAACAGGAGCGTATCTTTTGTTGGGAACTACCCAAAACGGGCTGTATCGCTATTCCATAGCAACAGGAGAGACAAAGCGCTTAGCATTCGAAACCCATGAAATGGGTAAACCAGATGAGAACCATATTATTGAAATATTTGAACTTCTAGACGGTCGGTTTTTTTTGGTAACCCAAGCCTCAAGCCATGTTATAGATATAAATCTACAGGTAAAACACTCCTTTAAAACACCTGAATTTATTCGAAGTGCGTTTAGATTTGGGCCTTTACAGTTTTTTATGGGCACCAGGGACGGTAAGCTACTGAATTATGAACTTGTAGGCAATGAACTGGCACTGGTAGCGGAGAAAAATGTAAGTCCAGGCTATGCTATCATGGATATGGAGGAAGATGTACAGAGTAATCTATGGTTGGCTACGGAAAATGCCGGGCTTTCTATCTATTCTATTTATGATGGTAACATATCCACCATAAAGGCCAATCACCAAAAGCCATCTTCTATTTCTAACAACTCCATCTGGTCTCTTCGTAGAACCAAGGATGGTGTCATGTGGATGGGCCTTTTTAAGAAGGGACTTAGCTTTTATGATCCTGATTACGACAAATTTGAACACGTGGCCGTAGACCCTTTCAATACCAATTCTTTAAGTAATAACATCGTCAATTGCTTTAGTGAGGATGAATTTGGTAATATGTGGATAGGCACGGATGGTGGTGGACTAAATTATTGGGACCGAAAGGAAAATGAATTTGAGCACTTTAATCTGGATAATGGAAAGTTGAACAGCAATGTCGTACTCTCGCTGCTTCCCGTAGATGAAGAGGAATTGTGGATCGGTTCATGGGCTAAAGGAATAAGTATTTTTAATACCGAGACCAAAGACTATGAGATATGGAATACCCAGAATTCTTTTTTAGCCTCTAACAATGTAATGGGTCTTCTAAAGGACAGCAAAAATCGAATTTGGATAGCGACACTTTATGGCGGCCTACAGGTCTATGACCTAAAAACTAAAAAACATCAAGACATTCCTATTAGGTCCGCAATAGATGGTAAGGATGTCGGGACTATTGCGAGACTGTTCCAAGATGATAAAGGTGCCGTATGGGTCGGAACCCAGACGATGGGCGTCTTTAAACTGATGGAGACGTCAATTGGCTGGTCCACAAAACAGTACCATACCCTTAACGAAAGAACCGGTATACGTAGTGATTTTATCAATAGTATTACTCAGGACGATTACGGCAATCTTTGGGTAGGCACACAGGCGGGACTTCACAAATACATAGCATCTACTGATCGTTTTGAGGTAAAAACGAAGGCAGATGGTCTTGTGAACGATGCTATTAAGGGGATTGTGCAAGATGAATATGGTCTTTTATGGTTAAGTACCAACAAGGGCATCATAAAATACAACGACAATACCGGGGAGATGTTGAATTACGATATTTTCGACGGCCTTCAAGGAAACGAGTTCAATGCAAGTGCTTTCTATAAAACCAATACGTACGAAATAGCGTTTGGCGGAAATAACGGGTTTAACATATTTACGTCAACCCAAGCGGAAAAGGGGAACGATGTTCCTGAGGTGGTTTTGTCAGGTTTAAAAATCTTTAATAAACCCGTGTATGCCAATGACGATTTTGGTGTATTAAAACGGGACATTGGGCAAGTTGATTCCATTACCCTAAGTCACGAACACTCTGTTTTCAATATTGATTTTCAAGCGCTTACATTAAAGGCAGCGAAGAAAGTTGAATATGCCTACTTTTTAGAAGGTTTTGAGAAAGATTGGAACTATGTGGGCAATAAAACTTCCGCCACGTACACCAATATAGACCCGGGAGATTATAAATTACGGGTAAAGTCAAGTAATGCCGATGGTGTCTGGAACGATGAAGAAACTACGCTCTTCATTAAAATTACCCCGCCTTTTTGGGCCACCTGGTGGTTCAGGTCCTTAGTGGTGCTTGGTATCGTAGGCGCTGTCTTTTTTTACTACTATAACAAAATAAAGAAGATTAGGCATTATCAGGCCAAGCTAGAAAGGAGAATTGATGAGCGTACCAAAGAACTTCAGCTGAGTCAAAAAAAGCTCATGAAAACTGCGGATGAACTTTCTACCAAAAATGATGAAATACAGCGTTTTACCTATGCCGTTTCACATGATTTAAAAAGCCCCTTGAGTGGCATAAAGGGTATCGCCAGCCTCATTCCCTTAGAAATGGTTATGGACGACTTTCCGGATATGGAAAAGTACCTGGAAATGATCAATGTTTCCTGTGATACCATGGCTACGCTTATTGCCGATATTACCAAAATTGCCAAGATTGGAAAAATAGAAAATAGAAACGAGCTTTTAGAAGGAAAACAAATTTTGGAAGATTCCAGTGTTCTGGTCAGGGGTAAACTGGAAGTTCGTAAGATTAAGCTAGATATTCCAAAAATTCTTCCCCAAATTTATGGTGATAGAAACCGCATTATCCAAGTTTTTGGGAATTTGTTGGACAACGCCATCAAATATATGGGTGACCAAAAGCATCCTATGATCAAGATCAAGGTTTTGGATGAAGGCGATTTTGCTAAATTTCAAGTAATCGATAATGGTTCTGGAATGGATGCCAAGTCATTAAAAAAGCTCTTCTCCCCTTTTGAACGGTTTCACGCCGATGTACAGGGAACAGGTTTAGGCCTATATATGGTAAAACAAATTGTGGTATCCCATGGTGGTGAAATTGTGGCGGATTCCGAAGGAAAAGGGAAAGGAACTACTTTTTCAGTGACCTTGCCCAAAACAGCGCGGGCAATGCAAACCTTTACAGAACTAGAAGGGATGGTTCAGGAAAATGAACCGCATACAGCCCAAAGTTAA